The Haloplanus salinarum genome includes a region encoding these proteins:
- a CDS encoding cupredoxin domain-containing protein — translation MTFSRRKIVAAAAGLVGSLAGCSGGSDGGDGAEETDTATATATATETPTATATSTPSGPPEDAPEFTINNENKTFIPMVAEVEPGTVVRWTTESLSSHSVTSMSPSSSESGRRAWNPEVASDWELDEDLGSEPVTHYFPEPGVYEYKCDYDFGHIGGCAAVVVGDQEYDQEMLPCEPQ, via the coding sequence ATGACATTCAGTCGCAGGAAGATCGTCGCGGCCGCTGCCGGGCTCGTTGGTTCACTCGCCGGCTGTTCGGGGGGTTCGGACGGCGGCGACGGTGCGGAGGAGACGGACACGGCGACGGCCACGGCGACGGCCACCGAGACGCCGACCGCCACCGCGACGTCGACGCCCTCCGGTCCACCCGAAGACGCGCCGGAGTTCACGATCAACAACGAGAACAAGACGTTCATCCCGATGGTCGCCGAGGTGGAGCCGGGAACCGTCGTCAGGTGGACCACCGAGAGCCTCAGCTCGCACAGCGTCACCTCCATGTCGCCGTCGAGTTCGGAGAGCGGTCGGCGGGCGTGGAACCCCGAGGTGGCCTCGGACTGGGAGCTGGACGAGGACCTCGGCTCCGAGCCGGTCACCCACTACTTCCCCGAACCGGGAGTCTACGAGTACAAGTGCGACTACGACTTCGGCCACATCGGCGGCTGTGCGGCCGTCGTCGTCGGCGATCAGGAGTACGACCAGGAGATGCTGCCCTGCGAACCGCAGTAA
- the fmdA gene encoding formamidase, which produces MPETVFEVDTDAPPDEQPDPIVNRWHPDTPPAASVEPGEKFRVECLDWTGGQVVNDDSANDIRDMELAPNHHLSGPIEVNGAEPGDVLVVDILDIGAFPDHEWGFTGIFDLENGGGFLTDHFPEARKAIWELDGVYTRSRHVPGVDFAGLTHPGILGTAPSHELLEEWNRRERKLIDDGPDVETAVNHETREEQPPLALPPEPKDAMLGSMEGEELEQASQEAARTIPPRENAGNCDIKNLSRGSRVYLPVFVEGANFITGDIHFSQGDGEITFCGAIEMAGWIDFRVDLIKGGQEQFGLDHAIFKPGNVEPQFSEYVTFEGYSVDEDGTQHYKNANVGMRRACLDAIHYLENFGYTGEQAYFALSTIPVESRIAGIVDLPNTCVTVSIPQAAFDFSIDPDDLGDVESQSRGTSARPS; this is translated from the coding sequence ATGCCCGAAACAGTGTTCGAGGTCGACACCGACGCACCCCCCGACGAACAGCCCGACCCCATCGTCAACCGGTGGCACCCGGACACGCCGCCCGCGGCGAGCGTCGAACCCGGCGAGAAGTTCCGCGTGGAGTGTCTCGATTGGACGGGTGGCCAGGTCGTCAACGACGACAGCGCGAACGACATCCGGGACATGGAACTCGCGCCGAACCACCACCTGAGCGGTCCGATCGAGGTGAACGGCGCCGAACCCGGCGACGTCCTCGTCGTCGACATCCTCGATATCGGCGCCTTCCCGGACCACGAGTGGGGGTTCACCGGCATCTTCGACCTGGAGAACGGCGGCGGCTTCCTCACCGATCACTTCCCCGAGGCGCGCAAGGCCATCTGGGAACTCGACGGCGTCTACACCCGGTCGCGGCACGTCCCCGGCGTCGACTTCGCCGGGCTGACCCACCCCGGCATCCTCGGGACGGCGCCATCGCACGAACTGCTGGAGGAGTGGAACCGCCGGGAGCGGAAACTCATCGACGACGGCCCGGACGTCGAGACGGCCGTCAACCACGAGACCCGCGAGGAGCAACCCCCGCTGGCGCTCCCGCCGGAGCCCAAAGACGCCATGCTCGGGTCGATGGAGGGCGAGGAACTGGAGCAGGCGAGTCAGGAGGCCGCCCGAACCATCCCGCCCCGGGAGAACGCGGGCAACTGCGACATCAAGAACCTCAGCCGCGGCTCCCGCGTCTACCTCCCCGTCTTCGTCGAGGGGGCGAACTTCATCACCGGCGACATCCACTTCTCGCAGGGTGACGGCGAAATCACGTTCTGTGGCGCCATCGAGATGGCGGGCTGGATCGACTTCCGGGTCGACCTCATCAAAGGGGGGCAGGAACAGTTCGGCCTCGACCACGCCATCTTCAAGCCGGGCAACGTCGAACCGCAGTTCAGCGAGTACGTCACCTTCGAGGGCTACTCCGTCGACGAGGACGGCACCCAGCACTACAAGAACGCCAACGTCGGCATGCGCCGGGCGTGCCTCGACGCCATCCACTACCTGGAGAACTTCGGCTACACCGGCGAGCAGGCATACTTCGCGCTCAGCACCATCCCTGTCGAGAGCCGCATCGCCGGCATCGTCGACCTGCCGAACACCTGCGTCACCGTCTCCATCCCGCAGGCGGCGTTCGACTTCTCCATCGATCCGGACGACCTCGGCGACGTCGAGAGCCAGTCCCGCGGCACGTCCGCCCGGCCGTCCTGA
- the fmdA gene encoding formamidase → MPEVKFEVDTDSPPDEQPGANPFNRWHPDIPAAVEVDDGETARLEALDWTGGQITDNDDPNEVRDVDLNQVHYLAGPVHVNGAEPGDLLKVEFLDMGPLNGRSEFGFTGTFSQQNGGGFLTDHFSDAAKSIWDLDGYTVSSRHIPDVRYEGKIHPGLAGCAPSQELLERWNEREQELIDKHEADPESIQNHPTGEEVPGVANPPTKDGALMGEMDSEEADAAAEEAARTVPPREHGGNHDIKDLSIGSTVYFPVYVEGGKFGIGDFHASQGDGEITFCGAIEMAAYIDLKFEVVKNGMEDHGVTHPIFEPGHRGPNFEDYVTFCGYSVTEDGEQHYIDSHTAYRRACLQAIDYLKKFGYTGQQALHILGTVPIEGRQSGVVDVPNACSTLALPTGAFEFDLSPGSLGNAEDRGDLVVTDDPLG, encoded by the coding sequence ATGCCCGAAGTAAAATTCGAAGTCGACACGGACAGTCCGCCGGACGAGCAACCCGGAGCCAACCCGTTCAACCGGTGGCATCCGGACATCCCCGCGGCGGTGGAAGTCGACGACGGCGAGACGGCGCGCCTCGAGGCCCTCGACTGGACGGGAGGGCAGATCACCGACAACGACGACCCCAACGAGGTACGGGACGTCGACCTCAATCAGGTCCACTATCTCGCCGGCCCCGTCCACGTCAACGGCGCCGAACCCGGCGACCTCCTGAAAGTCGAGTTCCTCGATATGGGGCCGCTCAACGGCCGCTCGGAGTTCGGCTTCACCGGCACCTTCTCCCAGCAGAACGGCGGCGGCTTCCTCACCGACCACTTCTCCGACGCCGCCAAGTCGATCTGGGACCTCGACGGCTACACCGTCTCCTCCCGACACATTCCCGACGTCCGATACGAGGGGAAGATCCACCCCGGACTCGCCGGCTGTGCCCCGAGTCAGGAACTCCTCGAACGGTGGAACGAACGCGAACAGGAACTCATCGACAAACACGAGGCGGATCCCGAGTCCATCCAGAACCATCCGACCGGCGAGGAAGTGCCCGGGGTCGCCAACCCGCCGACCAAAGACGGCGCCCTGATGGGCGAGATGGATTCCGAGGAGGCCGATGCGGCCGCCGAGGAGGCCGCCCGGACCGTGCCGCCCCGCGAACACGGCGGCAACCACGACATCAAGGACCTCTCCATCGGATCGACCGTCTACTTCCCCGTCTACGTCGAGGGCGGGAAGTTCGGCATCGGCGACTTCCACGCCTCGCAGGGCGATGGCGAGATCACCTTCTGTGGCGCCATCGAGATGGCCGCCTACATCGATCTCAAGTTCGAAGTCGTCAAGAACGGGATGGAGGACCACGGCGTCACCCACCCCATCTTCGAACCGGGTCACCGCGGCCCCAACTTCGAGGACTACGTCACCTTCTGTGGCTACTCGGTCACCGAGGACGGCGAACAGCATTACATCGACTCCCATACGGCCTACCGGCGGGCCTGCCTCCAGGCCATCGACTACCTGAAGAAGTTCGGGTACACCGGTCAGCAGGCCCTCCACATCCTCGGGACGGTGCCCATCGAAGGCCGGCAGAGCGGCGTCGTCGACGTGCCCAACGCCTGCTCGACGCTCGCGCTCCCGACCGGCGCCTTCGAGTTCGACCTCTCGCCGGGCAGCCTCGGCAACGCCGAGGACCGCGGCGACCTCGTCGTCACCGACGACCCGCTCGGCTGA
- a CDS encoding type II/IV secretion system ATPase subunit, with product MAIDDAESSESGELDGAATVDPDRETVDIERLSALLAAGEEAATRLDAAVSRVQGDGPPVVKDLWSWEDYKEEFYYDANGNPPTDGSGEPAPFDPTDTLGFDPAETERVLSGAADVAAELDAVVDERTVSVDEEIDEDAFFSDEFGTTTIANRYDMEKTVPLEKKTHFVEVDRYWVNKPYAYVVIFRSLKENEQKYYVIQPHTTPIEEDLVEFLTAKLQNAIKYADVGVAGGLDERERVIRDETFALLERYDLYARTSGTGLLDTIASQLGVESGDGTAGRLLSRLGWQPGSDTDEELRGIRARPEPAVMAEDANDLSEYQVEKLLYYLKRDFIGYERIDAIKHDINVEDISCDGYNSPVFVYHSDYEQIISNVYHGENELDDFVVKLAQRSGKGISKRRPQVDATLPDGSRAQLTLGKEVSDHGTNYTIRQFKDVPFTPVDLINWKTFSLEEMAYLWLAIENNKSLIFAGGTASGKTTSLNAVSLFIPSNSKIVSIEDTREVELPQRNWVASVTRPSFSDDEQGEVDEFDLLEAALRQRPEYIVMGEIRGEEGRTLFQVMSTGHTTLTTFHADSVGEVLKRFTTEPINVSKTMFTALDLVSIQTQTRVEGRKVRRNKNLTEINFYDAENDEINVQDVYQWQAETDEFLRMSDSNTLEEIRFDRGWTRETLEEEIFKRQVVLAYLIENGLNTYTQVAATVQAFINDEETILGLMAEDRLERSLEDLREMESVLIDIDPEKEAMVPRPDPSEEALALCADILDRAETELLDEYRGEDVDGVDTALVGMDRAADVTAEPTDAATETGSEADSEDGVGDEVDAQFDVDDAGDEGASPFADDPDEEFGISFESSDDEGWESPAGSDTDPVTDVGTDDEVSIDPDPDVDLDPDEDSNPDPDPDLDPDEDSNPDPDPDLDPDEDSNPDPDPDLDPDEDSNPDPDPGVDLDPESSPDEADESEADESEADIDDWGFGDVTDADGEG from the coding sequence ATGGCTATCGACGACGCCGAGAGCTCCGAGTCGGGGGAGCTCGACGGCGCGGCGACCGTCGACCCGGACCGCGAGACGGTCGACATCGAGCGGTTATCCGCGCTGCTCGCCGCGGGCGAGGAGGCCGCGACACGGCTCGACGCCGCCGTCTCGCGGGTGCAGGGGGACGGGCCGCCGGTCGTCAAGGATCTCTGGTCGTGGGAGGATTACAAGGAGGAGTTCTACTACGACGCGAACGGCAATCCGCCGACCGACGGGTCCGGGGAGCCGGCCCCGTTCGATCCGACCGACACGCTCGGGTTCGACCCCGCGGAGACGGAACGGGTGCTGTCGGGGGCCGCGGACGTCGCGGCGGAGTTGGACGCGGTCGTCGACGAGCGGACGGTGTCGGTCGACGAGGAGATCGACGAGGACGCCTTCTTCAGCGACGAGTTCGGAACGACGACCATCGCGAACCGGTACGACATGGAGAAGACGGTCCCCCTCGAGAAGAAGACACACTTCGTCGAGGTGGACCGATACTGGGTGAACAAGCCGTACGCTTACGTCGTCATCTTCCGCTCGCTGAAGGAAAACGAGCAGAAGTACTACGTGATCCAACCCCACACCACGCCCATCGAGGAGGATCTGGTCGAGTTTCTGACGGCCAAGCTCCAGAACGCGATCAAGTACGCCGACGTGGGCGTCGCCGGCGGCTTGGACGAGCGCGAACGGGTCATCCGCGACGAGACGTTCGCCCTGCTCGAACGGTACGACCTCTACGCGCGCACGTCGGGGACGGGCCTGCTCGACACCATCGCCAGCCAACTCGGCGTCGAGAGCGGCGACGGCACCGCCGGCCGGCTCCTGTCACGGCTGGGCTGGCAGCCCGGAAGCGACACCGACGAGGAGCTCCGCGGCATCAGGGCCCGCCCCGAACCAGCCGTCATGGCCGAGGACGCGAACGACCTCTCGGAGTATCAGGTCGAGAAGCTCCTGTACTATCTCAAGCGGGACTTCATCGGCTACGAACGGATCGACGCCATCAAACACGACATCAACGTCGAGGACATCTCGTGTGACGGCTACAACTCGCCCGTCTTCGTCTACCACAGCGACTACGAGCAGATCATCTCCAACGTCTACCACGGCGAGAACGAACTCGACGACTTCGTCGTCAAGCTCGCCCAGCGGTCCGGCAAGGGGATCAGCAAGCGCCGTCCGCAGGTGGACGCGACCCTCCCCGACGGGTCCCGCGCCCAGTTGACCCTCGGGAAGGAGGTGTCCGACCACGGCACCAACTACACCATCCGCCAGTTCAAGGACGTCCCGTTCACGCCCGTCGACCTCATCAACTGGAAGACGTTCTCGCTGGAGGAGATGGCGTACCTGTGGCTCGCCATCGAGAACAACAAGTCGCTGATCTTCGCCGGCGGGACGGCATCGGGGAAGACGACCAGCCTGAACGCCGTCTCGCTTTTCATCCCCTCGAACTCCAAGATCGTCTCCATCGAGGACACCCGCGAGGTGGAGTTGCCCCAGCGCAACTGGGTCGCCTCCGTCACCCGGCCCTCGTTCTCCGACGACGAACAGGGCGAAGTCGACGAGTTCGACCTGCTGGAGGCCGCGCTCCGCCAGCGCCCGGAGTACATCGTCATGGGCGAGATCCGTGGCGAGGAGGGCCGGACCCTCTTCCAGGTCATGTCGACCGGGCACACCACGCTGACGACGTTCCACGCCGACAGCGTGGGTGAGGTACTCAAGCGGTTCACGACCGAGCCGATCAACGTCTCGAAGACGATGTTCACGGCGCTCGATCTGGTGTCGATCCAGACCCAGACCAGAGTCGAGGGGCGGAAGGTCCGCCGGAACAAGAACCTCACCGAGATCAACTTCTACGACGCCGAGAACGACGAGATCAACGTGCAGGACGTCTACCAGTGGCAGGCCGAGACCGACGAGTTCCTCCGCATGAGCGACTCCAACACCTTGGAGGAGATCCGCTTCGACCGCGGGTGGACTCGGGAGACCCTCGAGGAGGAAATCTTCAAACGGCAGGTCGTCCTGGCGTACCTCATCGAGAACGGACTCAACACGTACACGCAGGTGGCCGCCACGGTCCAGGCGTTCATCAACGACGAGGAGACGATCCTCGGCTTGATGGCCGAGGATCGACTCGAACGCAGCCTGGAGGACCTCCGCGAGATGGAGTCCGTCCTGATCGACATCGACCCCGAGAAGGAGGCGATGGTGCCCCGACCGGACCCGAGCGAGGAGGCACTGGCGCTGTGTGCCGACATCCTCGACCGCGCGGAGACGGAACTGCTCGACGAGTACCGCGGCGAGGACGTCGACGGGGTCGACACGGCGCTGGTGGGGATGGACCGAGCCGCGGACGTGACGGCCGAACCGACCGACGCGGCGACCGAGACGGGGAGCGAAGCCGACTCCGAAGACGGTGTCGGGGACGAGGTGGACGCCCAGTTCGACGTGGACGACGCCGGCGACGAGGGAGCGAGCCCGTTCGCGGACGACCCCGACGAGGAGTTCGGCATCTCGTTCGAATCGTCGGACGACGAGGGGTGGGAGTCGCCCGCCGGGTCCGACACGGACCCGGTGACGGACGTTGGGACCGACGACGAGGTGTCGATCGACCCGGACCCAGACGTCGACCTCGATCCGGATGAGGACTCGAATCCCGACCCGGATCCCGACCTCGATCCGGATGAGGACTCGAATCCCGACCCGGATCCCGACCTCGATCCGGATGAGGACTCGAATCCCGACCCGGATCCCGACCTCGATCCGGATGAGGACTCGAATCCCGACCCGGATCCCGGCGTCGACCTCGATCCGGAATCGTCGCCGGACGAGGCCGACGAAAGCGAGGCCGACGAGAGCGAGGCCGACATCGACGACTGGGGGTTCGGCGACGTGACCGACGCGGACGGGGAGGGCTGA
- a CDS encoding fluoride efflux transporter FluC, whose translation MARDTAARLRTVELVFLIAVGGFAGANLRHLLSLVVPGLGGTFAANVLGCLALGFLTYEAELVGVLSEETSIVAGTGFLSSFTTYSTFALEAVQSPTFVGAGYVAASYASGFAAVLVGRRLARSLEAVGEW comes from the coding sequence ATGGCACGGGATACGGCAGCGCGCCTCCGGACGGTCGAACTCGTCTTTCTCATCGCAGTCGGCGGGTTCGCCGGCGCGAACCTCCGTCACCTCCTCTCGCTGGTCGTGCCCGGACTCGGCGGCACGTTCGCGGCGAACGTCCTCGGCTGTCTCGCGCTCGGCTTCCTGACCTACGAGGCCGAACTCGTCGGCGTCCTCAGCGAGGAGACGAGCATCGTCGCCGGAACCGGCTTTCTCTCCTCGTTTACCACCTACAGCACGTTCGCCCTCGAGGCCGTCCAGTCGCCGACGTTCGTCGGCGCCGGTTACGTGGCGGCGAGTTACGCGTCCGGCTTCGCCGCCGTTCTCGTCGGCCGACGACTCGCGCGGTCGCTGGAGGCGGTCGGCGAATGGTGA
- the crcB gene encoding fluoride efflux transporter CrcB, with translation MVTPAYLIGAGAAVGAVLRYATNQYVGGVTGDRRFPYGTFTVNVVGSFVLALVTSLGAGTDVLLLVGTGACGSYTTFSSFSVDTVRLWEDGDRRLAAWYAAANLLGALAGIGLAFAAASL, from the coding sequence ATGGTGACACCCGCCTACCTGATCGGCGCGGGTGCGGCCGTCGGGGCGGTCCTGCGGTACGCCACGAACCAGTACGTCGGCGGCGTCACCGGCGACCGGCGGTTCCCCTACGGAACCTTCACCGTCAACGTCGTCGGCTCCTTCGTCCTCGCGCTGGTCACGTCCCTCGGTGCCGGCACCGACGTCCTCCTCCTCGTCGGTACCGGCGCCTGCGGCTCCTACACGACGTTTTCCTCCTTCTCGGTCGACACCGTCCGGCTCTGGGAGGACGGCGACCGACGCCTCGCCGCGTGGTACGCCGCCGCGAACCTGCTGGGGGCGCTCGCGGGCATCGGGCTGGCGTTCGCGGCCGCGTCCCTGTGA
- a CDS encoding AmiS/UreI family transporter, producing MALYSVLGMGLLFVGGVLFVNGLWLLGHGSDRDVATFNLLTGLITFLIVLWWGFGGDASEGTPFNAAGTLLFSMTYLWIAANAYRGVEDQRSFGWYCFFVALTALPTAYLVFLGGDLGLTGLWLLWAVLWAAFFLLLGLERDELTEPVGWFTAATGVATAVGGYLMAAGFWPWA from the coding sequence ATGGCGCTCTATAGCGTCCTCGGGATGGGCCTCCTGTTCGTGGGGGGCGTCCTGTTCGTCAACGGGCTGTGGTTGCTGGGACACGGATCGGACAGGGACGTGGCGACGTTCAACCTCCTGACCGGGTTGATTACGTTCCTGATCGTCCTCTGGTGGGGATTCGGCGGCGACGCCTCGGAGGGGACGCCGTTCAACGCGGCGGGAACCCTGTTGTTCTCGATGACGTATCTCTGGATCGCGGCGAACGCGTACCGCGGCGTGGAGGACCAGCGCTCCTTTGGCTGGTACTGCTTTTTCGTCGCGCTCACGGCGCTGCCGACGGCGTATCTCGTCTTCCTCGGCGGTGACCTCGGTCTCACCGGTCTCTGGCTACTCTGGGCGGTGCTCTGGGCCGCGTTCTTCCTCCTACTGGGCCTCGAGCGCGACGAACTCACCGAACCGGTCGGCTGGTTCACCGCCGCGACGGGCGTCGCCACCGCCGTCGGCGGCTACCTGATGGCCGCCGGATTCTGGCCCTGGGCCTGA
- a CDS encoding Sec-independent protein translocase subunit TatA/TatB — MHDPIVPLFPGLPGGPELLIVLFVLVLLFGANKIPKLARSTGQAMGEFKRGREEIEEELQEGADPSSGDSSTTTTEETATADDETEPSTNN; from the coding sequence ATGCACGACCCAATCGTCCCACTGTTCCCCGGGTTGCCCGGCGGGCCGGAGTTGCTCATCGTCCTCTTCGTCCTCGTCTTGCTGTTCGGGGCGAACAAGATCCCCAAGCTGGCTCGCTCGACCGGCCAGGCGATGGGCGAGTTCAAACGCGGGCGCGAGGAGATCGAGGAGGAACTCCAGGAGGGCGCCGATCCCTCGAGCGGCGACTCCTCGACGACCACGACCGAGGAGACGGCCACGGCGGACGACGAGACCGAACCCAGCACGAACAACTGA
- a CDS encoding HD domain-containing protein: MGTDDADTDDADGRKYDPDASHAFPDGKLNRVLPALVEDPEVRTYLDAQNVNAVTRKGYNDHGPKHIQIVRNRALRLYELLKRAGVAFNGATDQGLSEADEPVIVALAATLHDVGHVVHRDRHPYYSIPLAADLLDRFLPEFYDTEAAVRVKAETLHAILCHHTEEDPLTREAGVIRVADALDMERGRSRIPYEKGGRGINTLSSRAIRDVSLREGDDRAVLVEIEMVNAAGVYQVDNLLKAKLEDSTLEDHVRIVAINTKEESGLVERIEL; the protein is encoded by the coding sequence ATGGGCACCGACGACGCCGACACCGACGACGCCGACGGCCGGAAGTACGATCCGGACGCGTCACACGCCTTCCCGGACGGGAAACTGAACCGGGTCCTCCCGGCCCTCGTCGAGGACCCCGAGGTGCGGACGTATCTCGACGCTCAGAACGTCAACGCCGTCACGCGCAAGGGGTACAACGATCACGGTCCGAAACACATCCAGATCGTCCGCAACCGCGCCCTCCGGCTGTACGAACTCCTGAAACGGGCCGGCGTGGCGTTCAACGGGGCGACGGATCAGGGGCTGTCCGAGGCGGACGAACCGGTGATCGTCGCGCTCGCGGCCACGCTCCACGATGTGGGACACGTCGTCCACCGCGACCGGCACCCTTACTACTCCATCCCGCTCGCCGCGGACCTCCTCGACCGGTTCCTGCCCGAGTTCTACGACACCGAGGCGGCGGTCCGCGTGAAAGCCGAGACGCTCCACGCCATCCTCTGTCACCACACCGAGGAGGACCCGCTCACCCGCGAGGCGGGAGTCATCCGCGTCGCCGACGCCCTCGACATGGAGCGTGGCCGCTCCCGCATCCCCTACGAGAAGGGCGGCCGCGGGATCAACACCCTCTCGAGTCGGGCGATCCGCGACGTCTCGCTACGGGAGGGCGACGACAGGGCGGTCCTGGTCGAAATCGAGATGGTGAACGCCGCGGGCGTCTACCAGGTCGACAACCTGCTCAAGGCGAAACTGGAGGACTCGACGCTGGAGGATCACGTCCGCATCGTCGCCATCAACACCAAAGAGGAGAGCGGGCTGGTCGAACGGATCGAACTCTAG
- the thsA gene encoding thermosome subunit alpha, with amino-acid sequence MSGLDRIANVTGEVGERDAAAATVRAGVVLSEMLRTTLGPTGRDKMLVGDGTVVLTNDGASIVDRMEIESPAARIVADVARAQSGEVGDGATSAIVLAGALLDEASSLLDDGFHPTTVVDGYRTAAARAGTVLDDVAWTPDPDDGSTRRNVVATSITGRWDEARTAFLSDLAVRAFDAVRGSSGRRLSNVTIHGVAGGGTTDSELLDGLVVDTDASSTSLSEVAAPVPQRVDDARVAVVDDELTIQSPDAVSRYSFEDVGDLERAQAFETGEYRRYVEALSAHDVDVLFCQKSVDDRLRTMLAREGVLVFERTRQDEVHKLERATGARPVMRLDALDTASVGRADAVERVTLGDGAFVIVRESTSSQVSVLLRGGTDHVVDETERIVVDAVGLLDEFDARPRLVAGGGAVEVALATDVRRYGRRIGDREAVAVEAFADALETIPVSLARNAGLDPIDSLLELRRRHADDETRIGVDGEAGGIADVSDRGVVEPARLKRRVVANATDAAALLLRIDGIIETGPSEDGSGGHDHDHDHDGPHAGGEFETDPHGYPWAIGH; translated from the coding sequence ATGAGTGGGCTCGATCGTATCGCGAACGTGACCGGTGAGGTGGGGGAACGCGACGCGGCGGCGGCGACCGTTCGGGCCGGGGTCGTCCTATCCGAGATGCTCCGGACGACGCTCGGGCCGACCGGCCGCGACAAGATGCTCGTCGGCGACGGGACGGTCGTCCTGACGAACGACGGAGCGAGCATCGTCGACCGGATGGAGATCGAGTCGCCGGCGGCACGGATCGTGGCCGACGTGGCGCGCGCCCAGAGCGGCGAAGTCGGCGACGGGGCGACGTCGGCGATCGTCCTCGCGGGGGCGCTGCTGGACGAGGCGAGTTCGCTGCTCGACGACGGGTTCCACCCGACGACGGTCGTCGACGGCTACCGGACGGCGGCGGCCCGAGCGGGCACGGTTCTCGACGACGTGGCGTGGACGCCCGATCCTGACGACGGATCGACGCGCCGGAACGTCGTGGCGACGTCGATCACCGGCCGCTGGGACGAGGCGCGGACGGCGTTTCTCTCCGACCTCGCGGTGCGGGCGTTCGACGCCGTCCGCGGGTCGTCGGGGCGGCGGCTGTCGAACGTGACGATCCACGGCGTCGCGGGCGGGGGGACGACCGACTCCGAACTGCTCGACGGCCTGGTCGTCGACACCGACGCCTCCTCGACGAGCCTCTCGGAGGTCGCCGCGCCGGTGCCACAGCGCGTCGACGACGCCCGCGTCGCCGTCGTCGACGACGAACTCACGATCCAGTCGCCGGACGCCGTCTCCCGGTACTCGTTCGAGGATGTGGGTGATCTCGAACGGGCACAGGCGTTCGAGACGGGGGAGTACCGCCGGTACGTCGAGGCGCTGTCCGCACACGACGTGGACGTGCTGTTCTGCCAGAAGTCCGTCGACGACCGGCTGCGAACCATGCTCGCGCGCGAGGGTGTGCTGGTCTTCGAGCGGACCCGACAGGACGAGGTCCACAAACTGGAGCGGGCGACCGGCGCCCGCCCGGTGATGCGTCTCGACGCGCTCGACACGGCGTCGGTCGGCCGGGCGGACGCGGTCGAACGGGTCACTCTCGGCGACGGCGCGTTCGTGATCGTCCGCGAGTCGACGTCGTCGCAGGTGTCGGTGCTGCTCCGCGGCGGGACGGACCACGTCGTCGACGAGACGGAGCGCATCGTGGTCGACGCCGTCGGCCTGCTCGACGAGTTCGACGCGCGGCCGCGACTCGTCGCCGGCGGCGGCGCCGTGGAGGTGGCGCTCGCGACGGACGTTCGGAGATACGGCCGGCGCATCGGGGACCGCGAAGCCGTCGCGGTCGAAGCGTTCGCGGACGCGCTGGAGACGATCCCCGTCTCGCTGGCGCGGAACGCCGGCCTGGACCCGATCGACAGCCTGCTGGAACTCCGGCGACGGCACGCGGACGACGAGACGCGGATCGGCGTCGACGGCGAGGCGGGCGGGATCGCCGACGTGTCCGACCGGGGCGTCGTCGAACCCGCTCGCCTCAAGCGGCGCGTGGTCGCCAACGCGACCGACGCCGCCGCACTCCTCCTCCGGATCGACGGGATCATCGAGACGGGGCCGTCGGAGGACGGGAGCGGCGGCCACGATCACGACCACGACCACGACGGACCCCACGCCGGCGGCGAGTTCGAGACCGATCCGCACGGCTACCCTTGGGCGATCGGCCACTGA
- a CDS encoding redoxin domain-containing protein, translating to MVDIGDEAPDFTAPLANGDVETFTLSEHLDESPIVLAFFPAAFTPTCTSEMCSFRDHMAEFEAIDATVYGISVDLPYTLNEFRERNDLNFGLISDERRELIDAYGVASSFSPLEMRVARRAVFVVDGDGTVTYRWVGDNPKQEPDYEAVREAAAETA from the coding sequence ATGGTCGACATCGGCGACGAGGCTCCCGATTTCACTGCGCCGCTCGCGAACGGTGACGTCGAGACGTTCACTCTCTCGGAGCACCTCGACGAGTCACCCATCGTCCTCGCGTTCTTCCCCGCGGCGTTCACCCCCACTTGCACCAGCGAGATGTGTTCGTTCCGCGATCACATGGCCGAGTTCGAGGCCATCGACGCGACGGTGTACGGCATCAGCGTCGACCTCCCCTACACCCTCAACGAGTTCCGCGAGCGGAACGACCTGAACTTCGGGCTCATCAGCGACGAGCGCCGGGAGCTGATCGACGCCTACGGCGTGGCGTCGTCGTTCTCCCCGCTCGAGATGCGCGTCGCCCGGCGGGCGGTGTTCGTCGTCGACGGCGACGGTACCGTCACGTATCGGTGGGTCGGGGACAACCCCAAACAGGAGCCGGATTACGAGGCGGTCCGCGAGGCGGCGGCCGAGACGGCCTGA